The following coding sequences lie in one Benincasa hispida cultivar B227 chromosome 6, ASM972705v1, whole genome shotgun sequence genomic window:
- the LOC120080006 gene encoding heat stress transcription factor C-1-like, translated as MESNQQNDTVAPFVMKTYQMVNDPTTDDLIAWSKGNNSFIVADPLELSRRILPSYFKHNNFSSFVRQLNTYGFKKVDPDKWEFASQWFLRGQKHLLKKICRRRQSRNSYFQTKCEDDDGELAIEISKLKEEQRALEIEVESINKRIEATEKRPQQMMAFLHQIMENPEILPRITLKNRRVRRRMVMPPPSPVKLENVVEEDSSPETGFFVDNVALSSPETTMWWNGAADGAVSSPLTSDSGGGLSDYVELSPPESDVTVYGLGSGRDSYLAELVAGGGSSPPPPYPFSLFSGGF; from the exons ATGGAGTCGAACCAGCAAAACGACACCGTTGCGCCGTTCGTGATGAAGACTTACCAGATGGTCAACGATCCAACGACCGACGATTTAATCGCCTGGAGCAAAGGCAATAACAGCTTCATCGTTGCCGATCCTTTGGAACTTTCTCGCCGAATTCTTCCTTCTTACTTCAAACACAATAATTTCTCCAGTTTTGTTCGTCAGCTCAATACATAC GGATTCAAGAAGGTGGATCCAGATAAATGGGAATTTGCAAGTCAATGGTTTCTTCGAGGTCAGAAGCATTTACTGAAGAAAATTTGTAGAAGAAGACAGAGTCgaaattcatattttcaaaCCAAATGCGAAGACGACGATGGAGAATTAGCAATCGAAATTTCCAAGCTCAAAGAAGAACAGAGAGCTTTAGAAATTGAAGTTGAATCCATTAACAAACGAATCGAAGCCACTGAAAAACGCCCCCAACAAATGATGGCATTTCTCCACCAGATTATGGAAAATCCCGAAATTCTTCCCAGAATCACCCTCAAGAACCGCCGCGTACGGCGGCGCATGGTGATGCCGCCGCCGTCTCCCGTCAAACTCGAGAACGTTGTGGAAGAGGATTCGTCGCCGGAGACCGGTTTTTTCGTTGACAACGTCGCGCTGTCGTCGCCGGAGACGACCATGTGGTGGAACGGCGCCGCCGATGGCGCCGTTTCAAGTCCGTTGACGTCTGACTCTGGCGGCGGGTTGAGTGATTACGTAGAGCTATCGCCGCCGGAGAGTGATGTAACGGTGTACGGACTCGGCAGCGGCCGAGATAGCTATCTGGCGGAACTGGTGGCCGGCGGAGGGTCAAGTCCGCCTCCGCCTTATCCGTTTTCGCTGTTTAGTGGTGGCTTTTAG